In Vitis riparia cultivar Riparia Gloire de Montpellier isolate 1030 unplaced genomic scaffold, EGFV_Vit.rip_1.0 scaffold303_pilon_pilon, whole genome shotgun sequence, one genomic interval encodes:
- the LOC117909732 gene encoding CASP-like protein 4A2: MAPTRGAKSSSPSSRKRTPREAPVQASPSESPRPEAASRPAKPAIQQPPARRYLTRSGGRPLQKRARVESSEPIDLTGQSPVLSPEPSPVPSPAPPVKPQASQPPLSEPQIPSETAPEVMIRRPMLTQPPIEGNLDCRARPFHSELCFDTATFQLRPELEALDSEERSSFGGPIQDF; this comes from the exons ATGGCGCCAACCAGAGGAGCCAaatcttcctctccttccagcCGCAAGCGAACGCCGCGTGAGGCGCCTGTTCAAGCATCTCCCTCTGAGTCTCCACGGCCAGAAGCTGCTTCGCGTCCGGCCAAGCCCGCAATACAGCAACCTCCGGCGAGGCGTTATCTCaccaggtcagggggccgtCCCCTGCAAAAAAGAGCCAGGGTTGAAAGCTCAGAGCCCATCGACTTAACAGGGCAGTCCCCTGTTCTCTCTCCAGAGCCTtctccggtgccatctccggcaccgccGGTGAAACCTCAAGCAAGCCAGCCGCCACTTTCTGAGCCCCAAATTCCGTCTGAGACAGCTCCTGAAGTGATGATCAGGCGTCCGATGCTCACTcaaccaccaattgaaggcaatttggactgcCGAGCTCGGCCATTTCACTCTGAGCTGTGCTTTGACACAGCCACCTTCCAATTGCGGCCGGAGCTTGAAG CACTGGACTCAGAGGAGAGGAGTTCTTTTGGAGGCCCTATTCAGGATTTCTGA